One Streptomyces sp. NBC_00102 DNA segment encodes these proteins:
- a CDS encoding LacI family DNA-binding transcriptional regulator, whose protein sequence is MTRRAPRLEDVAREAGVSRATVSRVVNGIRNVDPAIQDAVRDAIERTGYAPNGAARALVTRRARTLALVVSGAGDDSEDGQNVFASQALADPFFGRVVSGVVGFLRPRSMYPVLMFAETDAARRDVAEYLRQGRADGALIFSTHAEDPLPALLAAERLPCVLFARPGVQAPVTYVDLAHRDGARLAAEHLLARGCRRVATITGPLDLPAAQDRLAGFRETMERHGHPYTPVAEGGFTADSGASALRRLLREHPAIDGVFAANDVMARGVCDALRELGRSVPEDVAVVGFDDSSAATAAEPPLTTVRQPMEEMAARMASLLQEEIEGTRTEPTAVIFDPELVVRASA, encoded by the coding sequence ATGACCAGACGCGCCCCCAGGCTCGAAGACGTCGCGCGGGAGGCGGGCGTCTCCCGCGCCACCGTGTCCCGCGTGGTCAACGGCATCCGCAACGTGGACCCCGCCATCCAGGACGCGGTACGCGACGCCATCGAGCGGACCGGCTACGCCCCCAACGGCGCCGCCCGGGCCCTGGTGACCCGGCGGGCCCGGACCCTGGCCCTCGTGGTCTCCGGCGCGGGGGACGACTCCGAGGACGGGCAGAACGTCTTCGCCTCCCAGGCGCTGGCCGACCCCTTCTTCGGCCGGGTCGTCAGCGGGGTCGTCGGCTTCCTGCGGCCCCGTTCGATGTACCCGGTGCTGATGTTCGCGGAGACGGACGCCGCCCGGCGCGACGTGGCGGAGTACCTCCGGCAGGGCCGGGCGGACGGCGCGCTGATCTTCTCCACGCACGCCGAGGATCCGCTGCCCGCCCTGCTGGCGGCAGAGCGGCTGCCCTGTGTGCTCTTCGCCCGCCCGGGGGTTCAGGCCCCCGTGACCTACGTGGACCTGGCGCACCGGGACGGCGCCCGGCTTGCCGCCGAACACCTGCTCGCCCGGGGCTGCCGGCGCGTCGCCACCATCACCGGACCGCTGGACCTGCCGGCCGCGCAGGACCGGCTGGCCGGGTTCCGGGAGACGATGGAACGCCACGGCCATCCGTACACACCCGTCGCCGAAGGCGGGTTCACCGCCGACAGCGGGGCGTCCGCGCTCCGCCGCCTGCTGCGCGAACACCCCGCCATCGACGGGGTGTTCGCCGCCAACGACGTGATGGCCCGAGGCGTCTGCGACGCCCTGAGGGAGCTCGGCCGCAGCGTCCCCGAGGACGTCGCCGTGGTCGGCTTCGACGACTCCAGCGCCGCGACGGCCGCCGAACCGCCCCTCACCACGGTCCGCCAGCCGATGGAGGAGATGGCGGCCCGCATGGCTAGCCTGCTCCAGGAGGAAATCGAGGGCACGCGGACCGAACCCACCGCCGTGATTTTCGACCCCGAACTCGTGGTGCGCGCCTCGGCCTGA
- a CDS encoding glycoside hydrolase family 3 C-terminal domain-containing protein: MTQEEIARLLDKLDPRQKVRLLTGATTWRTADEPAVGLRAMTMSDGPAGVRGESWDERNTSALLPCASAVGAMWDEDLAERLGALLAREAKAKGVDVVLAPTLNLHRSPLGGRHFECYSEDPELTARTGAALIRGIQAHGVAATAKHYVANDSETERLTVSVDLDERTLREVYLVPFEAAVRAARVRAVMCGYNAVNGITLAESPLLARPLKEEWGFDGVLVSDWGAVRSTAPAARAALDLVMPGPESPWAEDLLRAVEEGHVPLAAIDDKVVRLLRLADRVGALDRTAPARTAPPPAPGKDQEDPGALLRRAVAAGSVLLGNRGVLPLDPATLTSLAVIGAQAADPRVQGGGSAGVHPRHVSTPLAALRAALGPAVRVVHEPGPALGAPPFLGGPGCRDPRDGRTGALLRVLDADGAELYAGHRESGRQIEPPLPPGAHTVEISARLLPGVGGIWTLGVGGFGRMSLTVDGTPLVDGVFPRETDDPAVVHVNPPSQYGEIALAAGHPVLVVARRELAEDTGRATLVTAAPPRPDRATALARAVDAARAADAAVVLVGTTQDSESEGHDRTTLALPGDQDALVRAVIAAQPRTVVVVNSGGPVEMPWREEAPAVLLAWFPGQEAGAGLADVLLGAAEPGGRLPTTWPATLADAPVSATRPVDGVLRYAEGPHIGHRAWLREHRTPAYWFGHGLGYTTWAYESSSVHHATGTADGESAFTVSVRLRNTGGRPGREVVQVYLARPGSAVERPVRWLAGYAAVEAGPGGTVTAVVRVPRRALHHWSPQEHRWLTEPGAYEVHAGPSAGQLLLTTVVDVRPTADGDFAGERFPYR; encoded by the coding sequence GTGACGCAGGAAGAAATCGCCCGACTGCTCGACAAGTTGGACCCGCGCCAGAAGGTCCGGCTGCTCACCGGCGCGACCACCTGGCGCACCGCGGACGAGCCCGCCGTGGGGCTGCGCGCGATGACGATGTCCGACGGACCGGCCGGGGTGCGCGGGGAGAGCTGGGACGAGCGGAACACCTCCGCGCTGCTGCCGTGCGCGTCGGCCGTCGGCGCTATGTGGGACGAGGACCTGGCCGAGCGCCTCGGCGCCCTGCTCGCCCGCGAGGCGAAGGCCAAGGGTGTCGACGTCGTGCTGGCGCCCACCCTCAACCTGCACCGCTCCCCGCTGGGCGGACGCCACTTCGAGTGCTACTCCGAGGACCCCGAGCTCACCGCCCGTACCGGCGCCGCGCTGATCCGGGGCATCCAGGCACACGGCGTCGCCGCGACCGCCAAGCACTACGTCGCCAACGACTCCGAGACGGAGCGCCTCACCGTCTCCGTCGACCTCGACGAGCGCACCCTGCGCGAGGTCTACCTCGTGCCCTTCGAAGCCGCCGTGCGGGCCGCCCGGGTCCGGGCGGTGATGTGCGGCTACAACGCGGTCAACGGCATCACCCTCGCCGAGAGCCCGCTGCTGGCACGGCCGCTCAAGGAGGAGTGGGGATTCGACGGCGTCCTCGTCTCCGACTGGGGCGCGGTCCGCTCCACCGCGCCCGCCGCCCGCGCGGCCCTGGACCTGGTGATGCCCGGCCCCGAGAGCCCCTGGGCCGAAGACCTCCTCCGGGCGGTCGAGGAGGGACACGTCCCCCTGGCCGCCATCGACGACAAGGTGGTCAGACTGCTGCGGCTCGCCGACCGGGTCGGGGCGCTCGACCGGACCGCCCCGGCGCGTACGGCACCGCCTCCCGCACCAGGGAAGGACCAGGAGGACCCGGGCGCCCTGCTGCGCCGCGCGGTCGCGGCCGGCAGCGTGCTCCTCGGCAACCGGGGCGTGCTGCCCCTGGACCCGGCCACGCTCACCTCCCTCGCGGTGATCGGCGCACAGGCGGCGGACCCCCGGGTGCAGGGCGGCGGCAGCGCCGGCGTCCACCCCCGGCACGTCTCGACACCGCTCGCCGCCCTCCGCGCCGCCCTCGGCCCCGCCGTCCGGGTCGTGCACGAACCCGGTCCCGCCCTGGGCGCGCCCCCCTTCCTCGGCGGCCCCGGCTGCCGGGACCCGCGTGACGGCCGCACCGGTGCGCTGCTGCGGGTGCTCGACGCGGACGGCGCCGAACTGTACGCGGGACACCGGGAGTCGGGCCGGCAGATCGAGCCCCCGCTGCCGCCCGGCGCGCACACCGTGGAGATCAGCGCCCGGCTGCTCCCCGGCGTCGGCGGCATCTGGACCCTCGGCGTCGGAGGGTTCGGCCGGATGAGCCTCACCGTCGACGGTACGCCGCTGGTCGACGGGGTCTTCCCGCGCGAGACGGACGACCCGGCCGTGGTGCACGTCAACCCGCCGAGCCAGTACGGAGAGATCGCGCTCGCCGCCGGACACCCCGTGCTGGTCGTCGCGCGCCGCGAACTCGCCGAGGACACCGGCCGTGCCACCCTGGTGACGGCCGCCCCGCCGAGACCCGACCGTGCGACCGCCCTGGCCCGCGCGGTGGACGCCGCCCGCGCCGCGGACGCGGCCGTCGTCCTCGTGGGCACCACGCAGGACAGCGAATCGGAGGGCCACGACCGGACCACCCTCGCGCTCCCCGGCGACCAGGACGCTCTCGTCCGCGCGGTGATCGCCGCCCAGCCGCGTACCGTCGTCGTCGTCAACTCCGGCGGACCGGTGGAGATGCCGTGGCGCGAGGAGGCTCCCGCCGTCCTGCTGGCCTGGTTCCCCGGGCAGGAGGCCGGGGCCGGGCTGGCCGACGTGCTGCTGGGCGCCGCCGAACCGGGCGGCCGGCTGCCGACCACCTGGCCCGCCACCCTCGCCGACGCCCCCGTCAGCGCGACCCGGCCGGTGGACGGCGTGCTGCGGTACGCCGAGGGCCCGCACATCGGCCACCGGGCCTGGCTGCGCGAACACCGCACGCCCGCCTATTGGTTCGGCCACGGACTCGGCTACACCACCTGGGCGTACGAGAGTTCCTCCGTGCACCACGCCACGGGGACGGCCGACGGGGAGAGTGCCTTCACCGTCTCCGTACGGCTCCGCAACACCGGTGGCCGGCCCGGCCGGGAGGTCGTGCAGGTGTACCTGGCCCGGCCCGGCTCCGCGGTGGAACGCCCCGTGCGGTGGCTGGCCGGATACGCCGCGGTCGAAGCCGGCCCCGGCGGGACGGTCACCGCCGTCGTACGCGTACCGCGCCGCGCCCTGCACCACTGGTCCCCGCAGGAGCACCGCTGGCTCACCGAGCCGGGTGCGTACGAGGTGCACGCGGGCCCCTCCGCCGGACAACTGCTTCTGACCACCGTCGTGGACGTCCGGCCTACAGCGGACGGAGACTTCGCCGGAGAGCGCTTCCCCTACCGCTGA
- a CDS encoding ABC transporter substrate-binding protein — MAVALVSLVSGCTSLQSSATEVGGVRKTDERPVRDGGTLTVALNSDPDKLDPSLAQTLVGRTVFAGMCEKLYDIDENGTLVPQLATSLPEVSADGLTVTLPIREGAKFSDGTPLDAAAVVTSLLRHRDLPGSARATELGPVKKAVAVGASTVRITLDHPYVPLTGVLADRAGMVMSPTALKKYGKDFTNHPSCVGAFRFVERVGGDRIVLEKDPNYYDAAKIHLDKVVYKPIADGNVRLANLRSGDVQIGDQMGPVDVQSALTEPKLQLFNSPSLGYQGIGVNVGNVHGLGEKPGKIDTPLASDVRVREAFDLAIDRDLLNTVVFQGMYEPACGPISPQSGIAPGVKPEDCPKRDVAKAKKLLKEAGVKLPVKIELKTSTTPEQGRVGQVLQAMVKEAGFDLSLRPTEYATMISETDEGDYDVFTSGWSGRLDPDGNVSNFLRTAGAMNAYGIGDPDIDRLIDEGRSIADPARRTEIYDEITRRVQDDHSMIYLYRQKNYVVASKDVAGIRVYGDGLVRVTNAGYIR; from the coding sequence GTGGCAGTTGCGCTGGTGTCACTCGTCTCGGGCTGCACATCGCTGCAGTCCTCGGCAACCGAGGTCGGAGGCGTACGGAAAACCGATGAGCGGCCCGTACGCGACGGCGGGACGCTCACCGTCGCGCTCAACTCCGACCCGGACAAACTCGACCCCAGCCTCGCCCAGACCCTCGTGGGCCGCACGGTCTTCGCGGGCATGTGCGAGAAGCTCTACGACATCGACGAGAACGGCACCCTGGTGCCGCAGCTCGCCACGTCGCTCCCCGAGGTGTCGGCGGACGGTCTGACCGTCACCCTGCCCATCCGCGAGGGCGCGAAGTTCAGCGACGGCACCCCGCTCGACGCGGCGGCCGTGGTCACCTCCCTGCTGCGCCACCGCGACCTGCCCGGTTCCGCGCGCGCCACGGAACTCGGGCCGGTCAAGAAGGCAGTGGCCGTCGGAGCGTCCACGGTGCGGATCACGCTCGACCATCCGTACGTCCCGCTCACCGGCGTCCTCGCCGACCGGGCCGGCATGGTGATGTCACCGACCGCGCTGAAGAAGTACGGCAAGGACTTCACCAACCACCCTTCCTGCGTCGGCGCGTTCCGCTTCGTCGAGCGGGTCGGCGGTGACCGGATCGTGCTGGAGAAGGACCCGAACTACTACGACGCGGCCAAGATCCACCTGGACAAGGTCGTCTACAAGCCGATCGCCGACGGCAACGTCCGCCTCGCCAACCTGCGTTCGGGCGACGTCCAGATCGGCGACCAGATGGGCCCGGTGGACGTGCAGAGCGCCCTCACCGAGCCGAAGCTCCAGCTCTTCAACTCTCCCTCGCTGGGCTACCAGGGCATCGGCGTCAACGTGGGCAATGTGCACGGTCTCGGCGAGAAGCCGGGGAAGATCGACACCCCGCTCGCCTCGGACGTGCGCGTGCGCGAGGCCTTCGACCTCGCCATCGACCGTGACCTCCTCAACACCGTGGTCTTCCAGGGCATGTACGAACCGGCCTGCGGCCCCATCTCCCCGCAGTCCGGCATCGCCCCCGGGGTCAAGCCCGAGGACTGCCCCAAGCGCGATGTCGCCAAGGCCAAGAAGCTGCTGAAGGAAGCCGGGGTGAAGCTCCCGGTGAAGATCGAGCTGAAGACCTCCACCACCCCCGAGCAGGGCCGGGTGGGCCAGGTGCTCCAGGCCATGGTCAAGGAGGCGGGCTTCGACCTCTCCCTGCGTCCCACCGAGTACGCGACCATGATCTCCGAGACCGACGAGGGCGACTACGACGTCTTCACCAGCGGCTGGTCCGGACGGCTCGACCCGGACGGAAACGTCTCCAACTTCCTGAGGACCGCGGGCGCCATGAACGCCTACGGCATCGGCGACCCGGACATCGACCGGCTGATCGACGAGGGCCGCTCCATCGCCGACCCGGCCCGGCGCACCGAGATCTACGACGAGATCACCCGGCGCGTCCAGGACGACCACTCCATGATCTACCTCTACCGGCAGAAGAACTACGTCGTCGCCTCCAAGGACGTCGCGGGCATCCGCGTCTACGGCGACGGACTGGTCCGGGTCACGAACGCGGGGTACATCCGTTGA
- a CDS encoding ABC transporter permease — protein MTKFLLTRLRQSLITLILVSIVVFAGIRALPGDPALALAGEERSPEALAAIREAYGLNDNIVVQYGRFIGHALTGDLGTSSRTGLPVSEAIGQALPVTLELAALSLLLAIVVGIGAGVIAAVRRGKPEEWLANAVALVGLSIPTFWLGIVLVLGFAIAVPVFAASGYVPFGTDPLDNLRRMVLPSIVLGSGLAAVVMRQTRGAMLDSLSADYVRTARAKGLSRRAVVGGHALRNSLVTVVTVLGLQLGHLISGAVVTEQIFVLPGFGKLTIDAVFTRDYATLQAVVLCTSAAYILINLLVDVVYSVIDPRIRLGGAR, from the coding sequence TTGACGAAATTCCTGCTGACGCGGCTGCGCCAGTCGCTCATCACGCTGATCCTCGTGAGCATCGTGGTGTTCGCCGGCATCCGGGCCCTGCCCGGAGACCCGGCGCTCGCCCTCGCCGGCGAGGAGCGCAGCCCCGAGGCGCTCGCCGCGATCCGTGAGGCGTACGGCCTCAACGACAACATCGTGGTCCAGTACGGCCGGTTCATCGGGCACGCCCTGACCGGGGACCTCGGTACCTCCTCGCGTACCGGTCTTCCGGTCTCCGAGGCGATCGGCCAGGCCCTCCCCGTCACCCTCGAACTCGCCGCGCTCTCGCTGCTCCTGGCGATCGTCGTCGGCATCGGCGCGGGCGTGATCGCCGCCGTCCGGCGAGGGAAGCCGGAGGAGTGGCTGGCCAACGCCGTCGCCCTGGTGGGCCTTTCGATCCCGACCTTCTGGCTCGGCATCGTGCTGGTGCTCGGATTCGCCATCGCCGTACCGGTGTTCGCCGCCTCCGGCTACGTGCCCTTCGGCACCGATCCGCTCGACAACCTGCGCCGCATGGTGCTGCCCTCGATCGTCCTCGGCTCCGGTCTCGCCGCCGTGGTGATGCGCCAGACCCGGGGCGCGATGCTCGACTCGCTCTCCGCGGACTACGTCCGCACCGCCCGCGCCAAGGGGCTCTCCCGGCGCGCGGTCGTCGGCGGGCACGCGCTGCGCAACTCGCTGGTCACCGTGGTCACCGTGCTCGGCCTCCAGCTGGGCCACCTGATCTCCGGGGCCGTGGTCACCGAGCAGATCTTCGTGCTGCCCGGTTTCGGCAAGCTCACCATCGACGCGGTCTTCACCCGTGACTACGCCACGCTCCAGGCGGTGGTGCTCTGCACCTCGGCCGCGTACATCCTCATCAACCTGCTGGTCGACGTGGTCTATTCGGTCATCGACCCGCGTATCCGGCTCGGAGGTGCCCGGTGA
- a CDS encoding ABC transporter permease, producing MRKAGGGKLRALRKNRLALTGGIIAAVFVLTALFAPLIAPYDPAQPDFTNVLDAPSWSHWLGTDDLGRDQLSRIIHGTRASMQVGLLAVVLAFVIGVPLGLAAGYYGRLADSLVSRLTDTMLAFPFLVLAVGLAAILGPSLTNATIAIGISQIPAVIRITRAETLRLKHVDYVAAAVANGGGDGTVLFRHILPNATSALIVQATVGIPAAIISEALLSFLGLGVQPPAPSLGVMLSGAQSFLALAPWLAVFPGLAIVAATLAFNLLGDGLRDVLDPRGGTR from the coding sequence GTGCGCAAGGCGGGCGGCGGCAAGCTGCGCGCCCTGCGCAAGAACCGCCTCGCGCTGACCGGCGGCATCATCGCCGCCGTCTTCGTCCTCACCGCGCTCTTCGCGCCGCTGATCGCCCCGTACGACCCCGCGCAGCCGGACTTCACCAACGTGCTGGACGCGCCGAGCTGGTCGCACTGGCTGGGCACCGACGACCTCGGGCGCGACCAGCTGTCCCGGATCATCCACGGCACCCGGGCGTCCATGCAGGTCGGGCTGCTCGCCGTGGTGCTCGCCTTCGTCATCGGCGTGCCGCTGGGCCTCGCGGCCGGTTACTACGGGCGGCTCGCGGACAGCCTCGTCTCCCGGCTCACCGACACCATGCTGGCCTTCCCGTTCCTGGTGCTGGCCGTCGGCCTCGCCGCGATTCTCGGCCCGTCGCTGACCAACGCCACGATCGCCATCGGCATCTCGCAGATCCCGGCGGTCATCCGCATCACCCGGGCGGAGACGCTGCGGCTGAAGCACGTCGACTACGTCGCGGCGGCCGTGGCGAACGGCGGCGGCGACGGTACGGTCCTCTTCCGGCACATCCTGCCGAACGCGACCTCGGCCCTCATCGTGCAGGCCACGGTCGGCATCCCCGCCGCGATCATCAGCGAGGCGCTGCTCAGCTTCCTCGGCCTCGGTGTGCAGCCGCCCGCGCCCTCGCTCGGCGTGATGCTCTCCGGCGCCCAGTCCTTCCTCGCGCTCGCGCCGTGGCTGGCCGTCTTCCCGGGTCTGGCCATCGTCGCCGCGACGCTGGCGTTCAACCTGCTCGGCGACGGACTGCGTGACGTCCTCGACCCCCGCGGAGGCACCCGATGA
- a CDS encoding ABC transporter ATP-binding protein → MTETLSPAAQDTGPGAGPVLSVRDLTVAFPSEHRTVHAVDGVSFNLARGEVLALVGESGCGKSVTSMATMGLLPPTARIGGSIRLHGRELVGASEKELQKIRGKDLAMIFQEPMTSLNPVLTIGRQIGEVLRRHQGLGRKEAKARAVELLALVGIPAPHRRVDEYPHQLSGGMRQRVMIAIAVACDPSVLIADEPTTALDVTVQAGILEVLQSLRERLGTAIVLVTHDLGVVADAADRVLVMYAGRPAEQAPVHELFAGARHPYTRGLLGAVLRPGGEGKRRLPEIPGLVPNLDTRPDACTFAPRCARADDTCTGKRPGFVSVAPSAGPSDSTDTLHRAACWHPFAADETSAPVPAGTARPDQETGK, encoded by the coding sequence ATGACCGAGACCCTCAGCCCTGCCGCGCAGGACACCGGCCCCGGCGCCGGACCCGTGCTGAGCGTCCGCGACCTCACCGTCGCCTTTCCCTCGGAGCACCGTACGGTGCACGCCGTCGACGGGGTCTCCTTCAACCTCGCGCGGGGTGAAGTCCTCGCGCTGGTCGGGGAGTCGGGCTGCGGGAAGTCCGTGACGTCGATGGCGACCATGGGCCTGCTGCCGCCCACCGCCCGGATCGGCGGCTCCATCCGGCTGCACGGCCGCGAGCTGGTCGGCGCCTCCGAGAAGGAACTCCAGAAGATCCGGGGCAAGGACCTCGCGATGATCTTCCAGGAGCCGATGACCTCGCTGAACCCGGTCCTCACCATCGGCCGGCAGATCGGCGAGGTGCTCCGCAGGCACCAGGGGCTCGGCCGCAAGGAGGCCAAGGCGCGCGCGGTCGAACTGCTGGCCCTGGTAGGCATTCCCGCCCCGCACCGCAGGGTCGACGAATACCCGCACCAGCTCTCCGGCGGCATGCGCCAGCGCGTGATGATCGCCATCGCCGTCGCCTGCGACCCGTCGGTGCTGATCGCCGACGAGCCGACGACCGCGCTCGACGTCACCGTGCAGGCGGGCATCCTGGAGGTGCTCCAGTCGTTGCGCGAGCGCCTCGGCACCGCCATCGTGCTGGTCACCCACGACCTGGGCGTGGTCGCCGACGCCGCCGACCGCGTCCTGGTGATGTACGCCGGCCGCCCGGCCGAACAGGCCCCCGTGCACGAGCTGTTCGCCGGGGCCCGGCACCCGTACACCCGGGGTCTGCTGGGTGCGGTGCTCCGGCCCGGCGGTGAGGGCAAGCGCAGGCTGCCCGAGATCCCCGGCCTGGTGCCGAACCTCGACACCCGGCCCGACGCCTGCACCTTCGCACCCCGGTGCGCCCGCGCGGACGACACCTGCACCGGCAAGCGGCCCGGCTTCGTCTCCGTCGCCCCCTCCGCCGGACCGTCCGACAGTACGGACACCCTCCACCGGGCGGCCTGCTGGCACCCCTTCGCCGCGGACGAGACCTCCGCCCCCGTGCCGGCCGGCACCGCGCGCCCCGACCAGGAGACCGGAAAGTGA
- a CDS encoding ABC transporter ATP-binding protein, which produces MLELTSLERHFGASNGGTVRAVDGVSITIAHGEVVGLVGESGSGKSTVGRCAVRLDEPTGGTVEINGTDVTHMSRRALRPLRKDFHLVFQDPSSSLDPRMTIGQIIGEPLRLHGVARGEAVRARVEELLAQVGLRPEHADRHPHELSGGQRQRISIARALSCDPDLVVADEPTSALDVSVQASVLNLLADLQRDRGFGCLFITHDLAAVEYLADRIAVMYLGRIVEQAPTAELFASPKHPYTQALLSAAPVPDPVDQRSRKRIVLDGELPSPLDPPSGCHFHTRCPLATDRCRTEVPALRELPGGRQVSCHLVADDGTSPDAAAPAS; this is translated from the coding sequence GTGCTCGAACTCACCTCTCTGGAACGCCACTTCGGCGCCTCCAACGGGGGCACCGTGCGCGCCGTGGACGGGGTCTCGATCACCATCGCGCACGGCGAGGTCGTCGGCCTCGTCGGCGAGTCCGGCAGCGGCAAGTCGACCGTCGGCCGCTGCGCGGTACGTCTCGACGAACCGACCGGCGGCACGGTCGAGATCAACGGCACCGACGTGACCCACATGTCCCGCCGCGCCCTGCGCCCGCTGCGCAAGGACTTCCACCTGGTGTTCCAGGACCCGTCGTCCTCACTGGACCCGCGCATGACGATCGGTCAGATCATCGGCGAGCCGCTGCGGTTGCACGGCGTCGCGCGCGGCGAGGCGGTACGCGCCCGGGTCGAGGAGCTCCTCGCCCAGGTGGGGCTGCGCCCGGAACACGCCGACCGGCACCCGCACGAGCTGTCCGGCGGTCAGCGCCAGCGCATCTCGATCGCCCGCGCGCTCTCCTGCGACCCCGACCTGGTGGTGGCGGACGAGCCGACCTCGGCGCTCGACGTGTCGGTGCAGGCCTCGGTGCTCAACCTGCTGGCCGACCTCCAGCGCGACCGCGGCTTCGGCTGCCTCTTCATCACCCACGACCTGGCGGCCGTGGAGTACCTCGCGGACCGCATCGCCGTGATGTACCTGGGGAGGATCGTCGAGCAGGCCCCGACGGCCGAGCTGTTCGCCTCGCCGAAGCACCCGTACACCCAGGCACTGCTGTCGGCCGCGCCCGTACCGGACCCGGTCGACCAGCGTTCGCGCAAGCGGATCGTGCTCGACGGCGAACTGCCCAGCCCGCTCGACCCGCCGTCGGGCTGCCACTTCCACACCCGGTGCCCGCTGGCCACCGACCGGTGCCGCACCGAGGTGCCCGCCCTGCGCGAGCTTCCCGGCGGCCGGCAGGTCTCCTGCCACCTGGTCGCGGACGACGGGACCTCCCCGGACGCGGCCGCGCCCGCCTCCTGA